In the genome of Salmo trutta chromosome 18, fSalTru1.1, whole genome shotgun sequence, one region contains:
- the LOC115152984 gene encoding prominin-1-A isoform X2, whose protein sequence is MGACRSVWRLGGCAGVVSAWIGALLLGSSLALPPPATCPKGVSPLNLIQTQYQSIPRADAGFMSGVVQSFLHTVQPNPFPKDLLVKFVEKRGNIYDDKKTIKEVLLYEVGFLVCAAIGIVYIILMPLVGFCLACCRCCGHCGGHMYQEQTKAVHCHRRGLYWATLLTTLVILAGNICMFFTNQLLKVSVEDSSVELNNRLGNLQTYLAAVPHQIDSVLIESNKTVDEVTRSLNDIGPLLGREIQRSLEGPLNPALKSVSDIAKVVNRTSVLLVGLNSTLTQLQSDVIVVQANVSSVRDSINSTLRNPDCNGCSAYQSELERLTFDTTITFPSLNELQSAVDDVTKANINSKVKEGEYLFASIPQRVTNDTRDMVQNVKQQLEVIKRQISLVKGYIPVSALSKISDTLGEAQRYIDMYSPQAEWVEMIRWGVGIILSCVVLLVVVCNLLGLFLGLVGLSPQDDPTERSGTANCAGAFLMAGAGLSFLFSWLFMLVVLILFLLGGNVYTLVCQPWRSGQLLQFVDTPGLIPGFNLREILGLKSNLPLIEVYNECEQNRPLWTTFHLYELIDLNDLLNVSKYKEEIQQQFDSNEIKLPTITLLTPEIRKQLHSFSDMVHDADISSVTQQINTISSINLTEIAGMLDQLATVQNNTGIQKRLTQEAEGLRGIQSGIVTTIIPQLTQLNSNIYALSVVASEINGTVGDVLNKVGTAQDFLNTNTTQIVKAASRGFLDCQMGYFTTYANWANLTITQQIGRCGPVAEAVDSAEVVVCSNMVESLNAFWFSLGWCMIFLVPSIIFSIKLAKFYRRMKHSDVYENHIAMNILPQAQVKPY, encoded by the exons ATGGGAGCATGTAGGAGTGTTTGGAGGTTAGGAGGCTGCGCCGGGGTGGTGTCGGCCTGGATCGGGGCTCTGTTGCTGGGGTCCAGCTTGGCCCTGCCTCCCCCTGCCACCTGTCCTAAGGGAGTCTCTCCCTTGAACCTGATCcaaacacagtaccagtcaatccCAAGAGCAGACGCAGGCTTCATGTCCGGGGTCGTCCAGTCCTTCCTCCACACCGTCCAGCCCAACCCCTTCCCCAAAG ATCTGCTGGTTAAATTCGTGGAGAAAAGGGGCAATATATACGATGACAAGAAGACCATCAAAGAG GTCCTTCTCTATGAAGTTGGTTTCCTAGTGTGTGCTGCTATAGGGATCGTGTACATTATCCTTATGCCCCTGGTGGGGTTCTGCCTGGCCTGCTGTCGCTGCTGTGGACACTGTGGAGGACACATGTACCAGGAACAGACGAAAGCTGTCCACTGTCACAGGAGAGGATTATACTGGGCTACACTACTCACAACACTAGTCATACT tgcaggGAACATCTGCATGTTCTTCACTAACCAGTTACTGAAAGTGAGTGTCGAGGACAGCTCTGTAGAACTCAACAATAGACTGGGCAACCTCCAAACCTACCTCGCCGCTGTCCcacat CAAATTGACAGTGTGCTGATAGAGAGCAATAAGACAGTGGATGAGGTTACCAGAAGCCTCAATG ACATAGGTCCTCTGCTGGGCAGAGAGATCCAGAGAAGTCTAGAGGGCCCCCTGAACCCTGCCCTGAAGTCTGTCAGCGATATAGCCAAAG TGGTGAACCGTACCAGTGTCCTGCTGGTGGGGTTGAACTCTACTCTAACCCAGCTCCAGTCTGATGTGATTGTAGTCCAGGCTAATGTTTCCTCTGTCAGAGACAGCATCAACAGCACACTGAGAAACCCTGACTGTAATGGGTGTTCTGCCTATCAGTCAGAGCTAGAGAGACTAACATTTGACACCACTATCACT TTCCCCAGTCTGAATGAGCTGCAGTCGGCTGTTGATGACGTCACCAAGGCTAATATCAACTCAAAAGTGAAAGAG GGAGAATACTTATTTGCCAGTATTCCCCAGAGAGTGACCAACGACACCAGGGACATGGTACAGA aTGTGAAGCAGCAGCTTGAAGTCATCAAGAGACAGATCTCTTTGGTGAAGGGATACATCCCTGTCTCTGCCCTCAGCAAAATCTCAGACACACTGGGAGAGGCTCAGAGATACATCGACATGTACTCACCACAGGCAGAGTGGGTAGAGATGATCAG GTGGGGTGTGGGTATTATCCTGAGCTGTGTAGTTCTCCTGGTCGTAGTGTGTAACCTTCTGGGTCTGTTTTTGGGTCTGGTGGGACTGAGCCCTCAAGACGACCCGACAGAACGATCTGGCACCGCCAACTGCGCAGGAGCCTTCCTAATGGC gggtgcAGGGCTAAGTTTCCTGTTCTCCTGGCTCTTCATGCTGGTGGTGTTAATACTGTTTTTACTGGGAGGGAATGTCTACACACTGGTCTGCCAGCCCTGGCGCAGTGGACAGCTACTACAG TTTGTTGACACTCCGGGCCTGATACCTGGATTCAATTTAAGAGAGATACTGGGCCTGAAGAGCAACCTGCCTCTCATTGAAGTATACAA TGAATGTGAACAGAACAGGCCTCTATGGACAACCTTCCACCTGTATGAGCTCATAGACCTCAATGATCTACTCAACGTGTCCAAA TACAAAGAAGAGATCCAGCAACAGTTTGACAGTAATGAGATCAAACTGCCTACCATCACCCTGCTCACACCTGAGATACGCAAACAGCTACACAGCTTCTCTGACATGGTCCATGATGCTGACATAAGCTCTGTCACACAGCAg ATCAACACTATTTCCAGCATTAATCTGACAGAAATAGCAGGCATGTTAGACCAACTTGCTACTGTTCAA AATAATACAGGTATTCAGAAACGGCTGACACAGGAGGCTGAAGGCCTGAGAGGGATCCAGTCAGGTATTGTCACTACCATCATCCCACAGCTG ACTCAGTTGAACTCCAACATATATGCCCTCAGTGTTGTAGCATCAGAGATCAAT GGCACAGTAGGAGATGTGTTAAATAAAGTGGGAACAGCTCAAGACTTCCTCAACACCAACACTACACAGATAGTCAAGGCC gCAAGTAGGGGGTTCCTAGACTGTCAGATGGGGTACTTCACGACCTATGCTAACTGGGCTAACCTCACG atCACTCAACAGATTGGTCGCTGTGGCCCAGTGGCAGAAGCTGTGGACTCAGCTGAGGTTGTAGTCTGCTCAAATATGGTGGAGTCTCTG
- the LOC115152984 gene encoding prominin-1-A isoform X1 — MGACRSVWRLGGCAGVVSAWIGALLLGSSLALPPPATCPKGVSPLNLIQTQYQSIPRADAGFMSGVVQSFLHTVQPNPFPKDLLVKFVEKRGNIYDDKKTIKEVLLYEVGFLVCAAIGIVYIILMPLVGFCLACCRCCGHCGGHMYQEQTKAVHCHRRGLYWATLLTTLVILAGNICMFFTNQLLKVSVEDSSVELNNRLGNLQTYLAAVPHQIDSVLIESNKTVDEVTRSLNDIGPLLGREIQRSLEGPLNPALKSVSDIAKVVNRTSVLLVGLNSTLTQLQSDVIVVQANVSSVRDSINSTLRNPDCNGCSAYQSELERLTFDTTITFPSLNELQSAVDDVTKANINSKVKEGEYLFASIPQRVTNDTRDMVQNVKQQLEVIKRQISLVKGYIPVSALSKISDTLGEAQRYIDMYSPQAEWVEMIRWGVGIILSCVVLLVVVCNLLGLFLGLVGLSPQDDPTERSGTANCAGAFLMAGAGLSFLFSWLFMLVVLILFLLGGNVYTLVCQPWRSGQLLQFVDTPGLIPGFNLREILGLKSNLPLIEVYNECEQNRPLWTTFHLYELIDLNDLLNVSKYKEEIQQQFDSNEIKLPTITLLTPEIRKQLHSFSDMVHDADISSVTQQINTISSINLTEIAGMLDQLATVQNNTGIQKRLTQEAEGLRGIQSGIVTTIIPQLVRLTGLVLSVSALDNFSKCHTQLNSNIYALSVVASEINGTVGDVLNKVGTAQDFLNTNTTQIVKAASRGFLDCQMGYFTTYANWANLTITQQIGRCGPVAEAVDSAEVVVCSNMVESLNAFWFSLGWCMIFLVPSIIFSIKLAKFYRRMKHSDVYENHIAMNILPQAQVKPY; from the exons ATGGGAGCATGTAGGAGTGTTTGGAGGTTAGGAGGCTGCGCCGGGGTGGTGTCGGCCTGGATCGGGGCTCTGTTGCTGGGGTCCAGCTTGGCCCTGCCTCCCCCTGCCACCTGTCCTAAGGGAGTCTCTCCCTTGAACCTGATCcaaacacagtaccagtcaatccCAAGAGCAGACGCAGGCTTCATGTCCGGGGTCGTCCAGTCCTTCCTCCACACCGTCCAGCCCAACCCCTTCCCCAAAG ATCTGCTGGTTAAATTCGTGGAGAAAAGGGGCAATATATACGATGACAAGAAGACCATCAAAGAG GTCCTTCTCTATGAAGTTGGTTTCCTAGTGTGTGCTGCTATAGGGATCGTGTACATTATCCTTATGCCCCTGGTGGGGTTCTGCCTGGCCTGCTGTCGCTGCTGTGGACACTGTGGAGGACACATGTACCAGGAACAGACGAAAGCTGTCCACTGTCACAGGAGAGGATTATACTGGGCTACACTACTCACAACACTAGTCATACT tgcaggGAACATCTGCATGTTCTTCACTAACCAGTTACTGAAAGTGAGTGTCGAGGACAGCTCTGTAGAACTCAACAATAGACTGGGCAACCTCCAAACCTACCTCGCCGCTGTCCcacat CAAATTGACAGTGTGCTGATAGAGAGCAATAAGACAGTGGATGAGGTTACCAGAAGCCTCAATG ACATAGGTCCTCTGCTGGGCAGAGAGATCCAGAGAAGTCTAGAGGGCCCCCTGAACCCTGCCCTGAAGTCTGTCAGCGATATAGCCAAAG TGGTGAACCGTACCAGTGTCCTGCTGGTGGGGTTGAACTCTACTCTAACCCAGCTCCAGTCTGATGTGATTGTAGTCCAGGCTAATGTTTCCTCTGTCAGAGACAGCATCAACAGCACACTGAGAAACCCTGACTGTAATGGGTGTTCTGCCTATCAGTCAGAGCTAGAGAGACTAACATTTGACACCACTATCACT TTCCCCAGTCTGAATGAGCTGCAGTCGGCTGTTGATGACGTCACCAAGGCTAATATCAACTCAAAAGTGAAAGAG GGAGAATACTTATTTGCCAGTATTCCCCAGAGAGTGACCAACGACACCAGGGACATGGTACAGA aTGTGAAGCAGCAGCTTGAAGTCATCAAGAGACAGATCTCTTTGGTGAAGGGATACATCCCTGTCTCTGCCCTCAGCAAAATCTCAGACACACTGGGAGAGGCTCAGAGATACATCGACATGTACTCACCACAGGCAGAGTGGGTAGAGATGATCAG GTGGGGTGTGGGTATTATCCTGAGCTGTGTAGTTCTCCTGGTCGTAGTGTGTAACCTTCTGGGTCTGTTTTTGGGTCTGGTGGGACTGAGCCCTCAAGACGACCCGACAGAACGATCTGGCACCGCCAACTGCGCAGGAGCCTTCCTAATGGC gggtgcAGGGCTAAGTTTCCTGTTCTCCTGGCTCTTCATGCTGGTGGTGTTAATACTGTTTTTACTGGGAGGGAATGTCTACACACTGGTCTGCCAGCCCTGGCGCAGTGGACAGCTACTACAG TTTGTTGACACTCCGGGCCTGATACCTGGATTCAATTTAAGAGAGATACTGGGCCTGAAGAGCAACCTGCCTCTCATTGAAGTATACAA TGAATGTGAACAGAACAGGCCTCTATGGACAACCTTCCACCTGTATGAGCTCATAGACCTCAATGATCTACTCAACGTGTCCAAA TACAAAGAAGAGATCCAGCAACAGTTTGACAGTAATGAGATCAAACTGCCTACCATCACCCTGCTCACACCTGAGATACGCAAACAGCTACACAGCTTCTCTGACATGGTCCATGATGCTGACATAAGCTCTGTCACACAGCAg ATCAACACTATTTCCAGCATTAATCTGACAGAAATAGCAGGCATGTTAGACCAACTTGCTACTGTTCAA AATAATACAGGTATTCAGAAACGGCTGACACAGGAGGCTGAAGGCCTGAGAGGGATCCAGTCAGGTATTGTCACTACCATCATCCCACAGCTGGTACGTCTGACTGGCCTGGTGCTGTCTGTTTCTGCTCTGGACAACTTCAGCAAATGTCAC ACTCAGTTGAACTCCAACATATATGCCCTCAGTGTTGTAGCATCAGAGATCAAT GGCACAGTAGGAGATGTGTTAAATAAAGTGGGAACAGCTCAAGACTTCCTCAACACCAACACTACACAGATAGTCAAGGCC gCAAGTAGGGGGTTCCTAGACTGTCAGATGGGGTACTTCACGACCTATGCTAACTGGGCTAACCTCACG atCACTCAACAGATTGGTCGCTGTGGCCCAGTGGCAGAAGCTGTGGACTCAGCTGAGGTTGTAGTCTGCTCAAATATGGTGGAGTCTCTG